Proteins encoded in a region of the Mucilaginibacter sabulilitoris genome:
- the rpsD gene encoding 30S ribosomal protein S4, producing the protein MARYTGPKSKIARRFREPIFGPDKALERKNYPPGMHGASKRRGKQSEYSTQLQEKQKVKYTYGVLERQFENLFHRASAKEGITGENLLKFLEARLDNAVYRLGIAPTRSAARQLVNHKHINVNGAVVNIASYALKAGDVISVREKSKSLEAITTSVAGRRINKYSWLEWDANALTGKFLNYPNRDEIPENIKENLIVELYSK; encoded by the coding sequence ATGGCAAGATATACAGGTCCAAAATCCAAAATTGCACGCCGTTTCCGTGAGCCGATCTTCGGTCCGGATAAAGCGTTAGAACGTAAAAATTATCCACCAGGAATGCACGGTGCTTCCAAACGTCGTGGAAAACAATCTGAGTATTCAACTCAGTTGCAGGAGAAACAAAAAGTTAAATATACTTATGGTGTATTAGAGCGTCAGTTCGAAAACTTATTTCACCGTGCATCAGCCAAAGAAGGTATCACAGGCGAAAACCTGTTGAAATTTTTAGAGGCCCGTTTAGATAACGCTGTTTATCGTTTAGGTATTGCTCCTACACGTTCGGCAGCACGTCAGCTGGTAAATCACAAACACATTAACGTAAACGGAGCTGTTGTAAACATTGCTTCTTATGCTTTAAAAGCTGGTGATGTGATTTCAGTACGTGAAAAATCTAAATCATTAGAAGCTATTACTACATCTGTAGCCGGAAGAAGAATCAACAAATACAGCTGGTTAGAATGGGATGCTAATGCCTTAACAGGTAAATTCCTGAACTATCCTAACCGCGATGAGATCCCTGAAAACATTAAGGAAAACCTAATCGTCGAGTTGTACTCAAAATAA
- the rpsK gene encoding 30S ribosomal protein S11, whose amino-acid sequence MAKTKKVTKKRIVIVEPVGEAHINATFNNIIITLTNKTGQAVSWSSAGKMGFKGSKKNTPYAASQAAADCGKVAYDLGLRKVEVFVKGPGAGRESAIRTLQTAGIEVTTIKDITPLPHNGCRPSKRRRV is encoded by the coding sequence ATGGCTAAAACTAAAAAAGTTACCAAAAAGCGTATTGTTATCGTTGAGCCAGTTGGCGAAGCACACATCAATGCAACTTTTAACAACATTATTATAACCCTAACCAACAAAACCGGTCAGGCTGTATCATGGTCTTCAGCTGGTAAAATGGGCTTTAAAGGTTCAAAAAAGAATACTCCTTACGCTGCTTCACAAGCTGCCGCCGATTGTGGTAAAGTTGCTTATGATTTAGGCTTACGTAAAGTTGAAGTATTTGTAAAAGGCCCGGGTGCCGGTCGTGAGTCAGCTATCCGTACTTTACAAACTGCAGGTATTGAAGTTACTACAATAAAAGACATTACACCGCTTCCACACAATGGTTGCCGTCCGTCAAAAAGAAGAAGAGTTTAA
- the rpsM gene encoding 30S ribosomal protein S13 has protein sequence MARISGIDLPKNKRGEIGLTYIYGIGRSTAQRILTEAGIDFNTKVQDWTDEQLTSIRTIINDQIKVEGSLRSEVQLNIKRLMDIGCYRGTRHRKGLPLRGQRTKNNSRTRKGKRKTVANKKKATK, from the coding sequence ATGGCAAGGATTTCAGGTATAGATTTACCGAAAAACAAAAGAGGTGAGATTGGACTTACCTACATTTACGGCATCGGCCGCTCAACAGCTCAAAGAATTTTGACTGAAGCTGGTATTGATTTTAACACAAAAGTTCAAGACTGGACTGATGAGCAGTTAACCTCAATCCGTACAATCATTAACGATCAAATCAAGGTGGAAGGTTCACTTCGTTCAGAAGTACAACTTAACATCAAACGTTTAATGGATATAGGTTGTTACCGTGGTACACGTCACCGTAAAGGTTTACCATTACGTGGTCAGCGTACTAAAAACAATTCACGTACCCGTAAAGGAAAACGTAAAACAGTTGCTAACAAAAAGAAAGCTACTAAATAA
- the rpmJ gene encoding 50S ribosomal protein L36 produces the protein MKVRASIKKRSADCKIIRRNGKLYVINKKNPKYKQRQG, from the coding sequence ATGAAAGTTAGAGCATCCATTAAAAAACGCAGCGCTGATTGCAAGATCATTCGCCGTAACGGGAAACTTTATGTTATTAACAAAAAGAATCCTAAATACAAACAGCGTCAGGGATAA
- the infA gene encoding translation initiation factor IF-1: MAKQSSIEQDGTIREALSNAMFRVELENGHEIIAHISGKMRMHYIKILPGDRVKLEMSPYDLTKGRITYRYK; the protein is encoded by the coding sequence ATGGCTAAACAATCTTCGATTGAGCAAGACGGTACAATTAGGGAGGCATTATCAAATGCTATGTTCAGAGTTGAACTGGAGAACGGCCATGAGATTATTGCGCATATATCCGGTAAAATGCGTATGCACTACATCAAAATTTTACCTGGCGACAGAGTGAAACTGGAAATGAGTCCGTATGATTTAACAAAGGGTAGAATAACTTATAGATATAAATAA
- the map gene encoding type I methionyl aminopeptidase: MSKILYKSAEEIELIRESALLVSRTHAEVAKVIGPGVTTIELDRLAETFIRDNGGIPTFLNYGGFPYSLCISLNDQVVHGFPGNYTLVEGDLVSVDCGATLNGFVGDSAYTFAIGEVSDIVKKLMRVTKECLYLGVEKAVVGMRIGDIGYAIQEHAEKNGFGVVKELVGHGVGVKLHEKPEVPNYGKRGAGIKLEEGMVIAIEPMINAGRAGVKFWDDGWTVSTVDKKPSAHYEHTVAVGKGKPDILSTFEYVDNVLKEKNNN; the protein is encoded by the coding sequence ATGTCAAAAATTCTTTACAAGTCTGCCGAAGAAATAGAGCTCATCAGAGAAAGCGCCTTACTGGTATCCCGCACACATGCAGAGGTAGCCAAAGTGATTGGACCTGGTGTTACTACTATAGAACTCGACAGACTTGCTGAAACCTTTATACGCGACAATGGCGGGATTCCTACTTTTTTAAACTATGGCGGTTTCCCTTATTCCCTTTGCATTTCGTTGAATGATCAGGTGGTACATGGTTTTCCCGGAAACTATACCCTTGTTGAAGGTGATCTGGTATCAGTTGATTGTGGGGCTACGTTAAACGGCTTTGTAGGCGACTCTGCCTATACTTTCGCTATAGGTGAAGTAAGTGACATCGTTAAGAAACTGATGAGGGTAACCAAGGAGTGTCTTTACTTAGGTGTTGAAAAGGCTGTGGTAGGCATGCGCATAGGCGATATAGGTTACGCTATACAGGAACACGCAGAAAAAAATGGCTTTGGTGTAGTAAAGGAACTTGTAGGGCATGGTGTAGGTGTTAAGCTTCACGAAAAGCCCGAAGTACCTAACTATGGCAAACGCGGGGCAGGAATTAAACTGGAAGAAGGCATGGTGATAGCCATTGAACCTATGATTAACGCTGGCCGTGCCGGTGTTAAGTTCTGGGATGATGGATGGACCGTATCAACAGTTGATAAAAAACCATCTGCTCATTATGAGCATACCGTAGCGGTAGGTAAGGGTAAACCAGACATTTTATCGACGTTTGAATATGTTGATAATGTTTTGAAAGAAAAAAATAATAATTAA
- the secY gene encoding preprotein translocase subunit SecY, with protein sequence MKKFFTTLSNIWKIEDLRVRIINTLLFLLIYRVGSFVVLPGVNPTSISDQKAEGLVGLLNMFAGGSFSRASIFALGVMPYISASIVVQLLGIAVPYFTKLQKEGESGRNKINQWTRYLTIGITALQAIGYVRSQIGPDARLIGDPVFTILTTIVLTAGTLFVMWLGEKITDKGIGNGISLIIMVGIIAQLPGAFLTEFQSRTTGTGGLVTFIVEIVALIGVVMFTILIVQGTRKVAVQYAKRIVGNKQYGGVRQYIPLKVNAAGVMPIIFAQALMFIPQTVQQFFPNAASNGILIALSNYNSWEHNLLFGILIILFTYFYTAITVNPNQMADDMKKNGGFIPGIKPGRSTAEFIDGVISRITLPGSIFLAIVAIIPAIVSLVGVSPIFARFFGGTSLIILVGVVLDTLQQIESHLLMRHYDGLMKTGRIKGRTAMPAAAGTTPTAI encoded by the coding sequence ATGAAGAAATTTTTCACCACATTATCCAATATCTGGAAAATTGAAGATCTGAGAGTGCGTATTATTAACACACTCTTATTTCTTTTAATATATCGCGTAGGTTCATTCGTGGTTTTGCCCGGTGTTAACCCTACATCAATATCAGACCAAAAGGCAGAAGGATTAGTAGGATTGCTGAATATGTTTGCAGGGGGCTCGTTTTCACGTGCCTCTATTTTTGCGTTGGGCGTAATGCCTTACATTTCGGCTTCAATTGTGGTGCAACTGCTGGGTATCGCGGTACCTTATTTTACCAAACTTCAAAAAGAAGGTGAAAGTGGCCGTAACAAAATTAACCAATGGACCCGCTACCTAACCATAGGTATTACAGCGTTACAGGCCATAGGTTATGTGCGTTCGCAAATTGGCCCTGATGCCCGTTTAATTGGTGATCCGGTATTTACCATATTAACTACTATAGTTTTAACCGCAGGTACATTATTTGTAATGTGGCTGGGCGAGAAAATTACAGATAAAGGAATTGGTAACGGTATATCGTTAATAATTATGGTGGGTATTATTGCCCAGTTACCAGGTGCATTCTTAACTGAGTTTCAGTCACGCACTACCGGTACAGGTGGTTTGGTTACCTTCATAGTTGAAATTGTGGCACTTATTGGTGTGGTAATGTTTACTATACTTATTGTACAGGGTACTCGTAAAGTAGCTGTGCAGTATGCAAAACGTATAGTAGGCAACAAGCAATATGGCGGCGTTCGTCAGTATATTCCTTTAAAGGTAAACGCTGCCGGTGTAATGCCAATCATATTTGCCCAGGCCTTAATGTTCATACCGCAAACAGTGCAACAGTTTTTTCCGAATGCGGCATCAAATGGTATTTTGATTGCATTGTCAAACTACAACTCATGGGAGCATAACCTGCTGTTTGGTATATTGATCATCCTGTTTACTTATTTCTATACGGCTATTACGGTTAATCCTAACCAAATGGCTGATGATATGAAAAAGAACGGTGGTTTTATACCAGGCATTAAACCAGGCCGCTCAACCGCTGAGTTTATTGATGGTGTAATATCCAGAATAACTTTACCTGGATCAATATTCCTGGCTATTGTAGCAATCATTCCGGCCATCGTAAGTTTGGTTGGCGTTTCACCTATTTTCGCAAGATTCTTTGGTGGTACGTCACTGATCATCCTGGTTGGTGTTGTTTTGGATACCCTGCAACAAATTGAAAGCCACCTGTTGATGCGTCATTATGATGGTTTAATGAAAACCGGACGAATTAAAGGTCGTACAGCAATGCCTGCTGCTGCTGGCACTACTCCGACGGCTATCTAA
- the rplO gene encoding 50S ribosomal protein L15, producing MNLSNLKPAEGSTKNRKRIGRGTGSGRGGTSTRGHKGAGSRSGTSTKVGFEGGQMPLQRRVPKVGFKNPNRVEYTGVNLDVLQELVEKFSLAAVDFDILKEHGLVSRNDLVKILGRGELKAKLEVKAHAFTATAQKAIEAVGGTIVKL from the coding sequence ATGAATTTAAGTAATTTAAAACCTGCAGAAGGTTCTACTAAAAATAGAAAAAGAATTGGCCGTGGTACAGGTTCTGGCCGTGGCGGTACGTCAACCCGTGGTCACAAAGGCGCCGGTTCACGTTCAGGTACCAGCACCAAGGTAGGCTTTGAAGGCGGTCAGATGCCTTTACAGCGCCGTGTGCCAAAGGTAGGCTTCAAAAACCCTAACCGTGTAGAGTATACAGGTGTTAATTTGGATGTACTGCAAGAGTTAGTTGAAAAATTCTCGCTTGCGGCAGTTGATTTTGATATCCTGAAAGAACACGGTTTGGTATCACGTAACGACCTGGTTAAAATTCTGGGCCGTGGCGAACTGAAAGCCAAATTAGAAGTTAAAGCACATGCATTTACTGCTACAGCTCAAAAAGCTATCGAAGCAGTTGGTGGTACCATAGTTAAGCTGTAA
- the rpmD gene encoding 50S ribosomal protein L30, producing the protein MTKIKITQIKSVIDRSERQKKTIEALGLRKINHSVEVEATPAIVGMVRKVNHLVAVENI; encoded by the coding sequence ATGACCAAAATCAAAATTACACAGATTAAGAGCGTGATCGACAGAAGTGAGCGCCAAAAAAAGACAATCGAAGCCTTAGGCTTGCGTAAAATTAACCACAGCGTAGAAGTTGAAGCTACGCCTGCTATAGTTGGTATGGTTAGAAAAGTTAATCACCTGGTAGCGGTAGAAAATATTTAA
- the rpsE gene encoding 30S ribosomal protein S5 encodes MSTINIKRVKTSEIELKDRLVSIQRVAKVTKGGRTFSFSAIVVVGDENGVVGYGLGKAKEVTEAIAKGIDDAKKNLVKVPILNGTIPHEQIGKFSGGFVFIKPAANGTGVIAGGAMRAVLESAGIHNVLAKSKGSSNPHNVVKATVSALSQLRDAHTVAQQRGVSLGKVFNG; translated from the coding sequence ATGTCAACAATCAACATAAAAAGAGTAAAAACAAGCGAGATCGAATTAAAAGACCGCTTGGTAAGCATACAACGTGTTGCCAAAGTAACCAAAGGCGGCCGTACCTTCAGTTTCTCTGCCATTGTGGTAGTAGGTGACGAGAACGGTGTTGTAGGTTATGGCTTAGGTAAAGCAAAAGAAGTTACCGAAGCAATTGCAAAAGGCATTGATGATGCTAAAAAGAACCTGGTAAAAGTCCCTATCTTGAACGGAACTATACCTCATGAGCAAATTGGTAAGTTTAGCGGTGGTTTTGTTTTTATTAAACCAGCTGCTAATGGTACCGGTGTTATTGCTGGTGGTGCGATGCGTGCAGTATTAGAGTCTGCCGGTATCCACAATGTATTGGCAAAATCAAAAGGTTCATCAAATCCACACAACGTGGTTAAGGCAACGGTTTCTGCATTATCACAATTACGTGATGCGCATACTGTAGCACAACAGCGTGGCGTTAGTTTAGGTAAAGTATTTAACGGATAA
- the rplR gene encoding 50S ribosomal protein L18 — MGAKLSRRDRIKKGIRKRLSGSTERPRLSVYRSNKGIYAQIIDDLTGKTIVSASSLSKDFTADGTKSDQSVAVGKLVAQKAIAAGIKDVVFDRNGYLYHGRVKSLAEGAREGGLNF, encoded by the coding sequence ATGGGAGCTAAATTATCAAGAAGAGACAGGATTAAAAAAGGCATCAGAAAACGCCTTTCAGGGTCAACAGAGCGTCCCCGCCTGTCCGTTTACAGAAGTAACAAAGGAATTTACGCGCAGATCATTGACGATTTAACCGGTAAAACTATCGTATCGGCTTCATCTTTGTCAAAAGACTTTACCGCCGATGGCACAAAATCTGATCAGTCAGTAGCCGTAGGTAAACTGGTAGCTCAGAAAGCTATCGCTGCAGGTATTAAAGATGTGGTTTTCGACAGGAACGGTTATCTGTACCATGGTCGTGTTAAATCACTGGCCGAAGGTGCACGTGAAGGTGGTTTAAACTTTTAA
- the rplF gene encoding 50S ribosomal protein L6, with product MSRVGKAPIALPAGVTITVSAENVVTVKGPKGELQQAVDSDITIAQEDGQLLVQRPSEQKRHKALHGLYRALLNNMVVGVTEGYKVQQELVGVGYRATNTGNTLDLVLGYSHHYVFELPKEIKVTTTADKGKNPTIILESIDKQLIGQVAAKIRSLRAPEPYKGKGIKFVGEVLRRKAGKSASKK from the coding sequence ATGTCAAGAGTAGGAAAAGCACCGATAGCACTGCCAGCAGGAGTAACTATTACCGTATCAGCAGAAAATGTTGTTACTGTAAAAGGCCCTAAAGGTGAGTTGCAGCAAGCGGTTGATAGCGATATCACCATTGCACAGGAAGATGGCCAGTTGTTAGTTCAACGCCCGTCTGAACAAAAACGTCATAAAGCGTTACACGGTTTATACCGCGCGCTTTTAAATAACATGGTAGTAGGTGTAACTGAAGGTTACAAAGTACAGCAAGAATTAGTTGGTGTAGGTTACCGTGCTACCAATACAGGTAATACTTTAGATTTAGTGTTGGGTTACTCTCACCACTATGTATTTGAATTGCCAAAAGAAATTAAAGTTACAACCACTGCTGATAAGGGTAAAAACCCAACCATCATTCTGGAATCAATCGATAAACAACTTATCGGTCAGGTAGCTGCAAAAATACGTTCATTACGTGCACCAGAACCTTACAAAGGTAAAGGTATCAAGTTTGTAGGCGAAGTATTGAGAAGAAAAGCAGGTAAATCAGCATCTAAAAAATAA
- the rpsH gene encoding 30S ribosomal protein S8 — MNTDPIADYLTRVRNAIKANHRVVEIPASNLKKEITKVLFDKGYIANYKFEEVGPQGSIKVALKYHPITKISAIRSIQRISKPGLRKYAGTSNMPRVLNGLGIAILSTSKGVMTDKEARQQNVGGEVLCYVY; from the coding sequence ATGAATACAGATCCAATCGCAGATTATCTTACAAGAGTAAGGAATGCTATTAAAGCCAACCATAGGGTTGTTGAAATTCCTGCATCAAATCTGAAAAAGGAAATCACGAAAGTGCTTTTCGACAAAGGTTACATTGCCAATTACAAGTTTGAGGAAGTTGGTCCGCAAGGCAGCATTAAAGTTGCTTTAAAGTACCACCCGATAACTAAAATTTCTGCTATCCGTAGCATTCAGCGCATCAGTAAACCAGGTTTGAGGAAATACGCAGGCACATCAAACATGCCAAGAGTATTAAATGGTTTAGGTATCGCTATCCTGTCGACTTCAAAAGGTGTAATGACCGATAAAGAGGCCCGTCAGCAAAATGTAGGTGGCGAAGTTTTATGCTACGTTTATTAA
- the rpsN gene encoding 30S ribosomal protein S14, which translates to MAKEGVKAREIKRAKLVAKYAEKRAALKEAGDYVGLDKLPKASSPVKLHNRCKLTGRPRGYMRQFGISRVTFRDMALAGKIPGVKKASW; encoded by the coding sequence ATGGCTAAAGAAGGTGTAAAAGCACGTGAAATTAAACGCGCTAAATTGGTTGCTAAATACGCAGAGAAAAGAGCAGCCCTTAAAGAAGCCGGCGATTATGTTGGCTTAGATAAATTGCCTAAAGCTTCATCTCCGGTAAAATTACATAACCGTTGTAAATTAACCGGCCGCCCTCGTGGTTATATGCGCCAGTTTGGCATTTCACGTGTTACATTCCGTGATATGGCATTAGCAGGCAAAATACCAGGAGTAAAGAAAGCAAGCTGGTAA
- the rplE gene encoding 50S ribosomal protein L5: MTYVPRLKSKYKDEIRTALKDKFQYKSVMQVPKLEKIAINQGVGGATTDKKLIENTILELTTITGQQAVSSKSKKDISNFKLRKNMPVGVRVTLRDNTMYEFLDRLIAVALPRIRDFKGINDKGFDGRGNYTLGITEQIIFPEINIDKINKIQGMDITFVTSATNDVEALELLKQFGLPFKNQNSNG; encoded by the coding sequence ATGACTTACGTACCAAGATTAAAATCAAAATATAAGGACGAGATACGTACCGCACTGAAAGACAAATTTCAGTACAAAAGCGTAATGCAGGTTCCTAAGCTTGAAAAAATTGCCATTAACCAAGGTGTAGGTGGTGCTACAACCGACAAGAAATTGATCGAAAACACTATCCTTGAGTTAACCACCATCACTGGTCAGCAAGCGGTATCTTCAAAATCTAAAAAAGATATCTCAAACTTTAAATTGCGTAAAAACATGCCGGTAGGCGTACGTGTTACCTTACGTGATAATACAATGTATGAGTTTTTAGATCGTTTAATCGCAGTTGCCCTGCCACGTATCCGTGACTTCAAAGGCATCAACGATAAAGGTTTTGACGGAAGAGGTAACTATACTTTAGGTATAACAGAGCAAATTATATTCCCTGAGATAAATATTGACAAGATCAATAAAATTCAAGGTATGGATATTACCTTTGTAACCTCGGCAACAAATGATGTGGAAGCATTGGAATTGTTGAAACAATTTGGATTACCATTTAAAAATCAAAATAGCAATGGCTAA
- the rplX gene encoding 50S ribosomal protein L24 has product MEKKKHAQPTKLKIRKGDLVKVIAGDSKGTQGKIVEVIVDKGRAIVEGANMVSKHTKPNAANPNGGIVKQEAAIHISNLMLVDPKTGNTTRVGRKKNDAGKLVRVAKKSGEEIK; this is encoded by the coding sequence ATGGAAAAGAAAAAACACGCACAACCAACCAAATTAAAGATCCGTAAAGGTGATTTGGTAAAAGTTATTGCCGGTGATTCAAAAGGAACACAAGGTAAAATTGTTGAAGTAATAGTAGATAAAGGCCGCGCAATTGTTGAAGGTGCCAATATGGTATCAAAACATACAAAACCAAACGCTGCTAATCCAAATGGCGGAATTGTTAAACAGGAAGCTGCTATACATATTTCAAACCTAATGCTGGTTGATCCTAAAACAGGTAATACAACCCGTGTTGGCCGTAAGAAAAACGATGCCGGCAAATTAGTAAGGGTAGCAAAAAAATCAGGGGAGGAAATTAAGTAA
- the rplN gene encoding 50S ribosomal protein L14 has translation MVQQESRLNVADNSGAKEVLVIRVLGGTGKRYASIGDKIVVTVKSALPSGNVKKGTVSKAVVVRTKKEIRRKDGSYIRFDDNAAVLLNNQDEPRGTRIFGPVARELREKQFMKIVSLAPEVL, from the coding sequence ATGGTACAACAGGAATCAAGATTAAATGTAGCCGATAACAGCGGAGCTAAAGAAGTTTTAGTGATCCGTGTATTGGGCGGTACCGGAAAAAGGTATGCCTCAATCGGCGATAAGATAGTAGTAACCGTAAAAAGCGCTTTACCATCAGGTAACGTTAAAAAAGGTACAGTATCAAAAGCCGTAGTAGTACGCACCAAAAAAGAGATCCGTAGAAAAGATGGTTCATACATCCGTTTCGACGATAACGCAGCAGTTTTGTTAAATAACCAGGATGAGCCAAGAGGCACACGTATCTTTGGCCCAGTTGCAAGAGAACTGCGTGAGAAACAATTTATGAAAATTGTATCATTAGCACCGGAGGTATTGTAA
- the rpsQ gene encoding 30S ribosomal protein S17 yields the protein MERNLRKTRTGLVVSNKMQKSIVVAVERKVKHPIYGKFVKKTTKFMAHDEENTCGIGDTVLIMETRPLSKSKNWRLVQIIERAK from the coding sequence ATGGAAAGAAATTTAAGAAAAACACGTACCGGTTTGGTAGTTAGCAATAAAATGCAAAAATCTATCGTAGTGGCTGTGGAGCGTAAAGTGAAACACCCTATCTACGGTAAATTCGTAAAGAAAACTACCAAATTCATGGCTCACGACGAAGAAAATACCTGTGGTATTGGTGATACTGTATTGATTATGGAAACACGCCCGTTGAGCAAAAGCAAAAACTGGAGATTAGTTCAAATTATAGAAAGGGCTAAATAA
- the rpmC gene encoding 50S ribosomal protein L29 yields MKNSEILELSTEELVARIGEERNSLTKLKFAHAVSAIENPTRITKVRKDIARLNTELTKRKAASASENN; encoded by the coding sequence ATGAAGAACTCAGAAATTTTGGAGCTATCAACTGAAGAATTGGTTGCAAGAATAGGAGAGGAAAGAAACAGCCTAACCAAACTTAAATTTGCCCATGCAGTGTCAGCTATTGAGAATCCAACCCGTATAACAAAAGTACGTAAGGACATTGCTCGGTTAAATACTGAATTAACAAAGCGCAAAGCTGCGTCAGCTTCTGAAAACAATTAA
- the rplP gene encoding 50S ribosomal protein L16, with amino-acid sequence MLQPKRTKFRKMQKGRMKGLATRGAELSFGSFGIKSLEAAWITSRQIEAARIAVTRFMKREGQVWIRIFPDKPVTKKPAEVRMGKGKGAPEYWVAVVRPGRIIFEAEGVPLDVAKEALRLAAQKLPVQTRFIVRRDYVEA; translated from the coding sequence ATGCTACAGCCAAAAAGAACGAAGTTCAGAAAGATGCAAAAAGGCAGGATGAAAGGTTTAGCCACCCGTGGTGCAGAACTTTCATTCGGATCTTTCGGTATAAAATCACTCGAAGCGGCCTGGATTACCAGCCGCCAGATCGAGGCTGCACGTATCGCTGTAACACGTTTTATGAAACGTGAAGGCCAGGTATGGATCAGGATATTCCCTGACAAGCCTGTAACCAAAAAACCAGCAGAGGTACGTATGGGTAAAGGTAAAGGTGCTCCTGAATACTGGGTTGCGGTAGTACGCCCCGGAAGGATCATTTTTGAAGCCGAAGGCGTGCCTTTGGACGTTGCTAAAGAGGCCTTACGCCTTGCAGCTCAAAAACTTCCGGTACAAACCAGATTTATAGTACGTAGGGATTACGTAGAAGCATAA